One stretch of Xanthomonas sp. DAR 35659 DNA includes these proteins:
- a CDS encoding type I restriction endonuclease subunit R, producing MVAAKNFISEDDIEQALLQRLQHQCGFDVLNCFTARSDDLNDGSGRADKREVILAGRLRAALERLNPQAPASAVDEALAQLVQPRNAMSLVAANREMDGLIRDGVPVTYKPETGPQAGQTVTERLKVIDFDAPDPRIGRNHYLAVSQLWVRGEHGYRRPDLLLYVNGLPLVFVELKNSNVKLRAAFDDNLTNYKAELPQLFTANVLCVLSNGIETRLGSITAQWEHFFAWLRVNDEKDTLDRKAIAAQGLSVELAVSGLLTPERLLDYVENFCVFYRETQKIIAQNHQFLGVNKAFEQFKRRRELGGRLGVFWHTQGSGKSFSMVFYTRKIFRKLTGNFTFVVVTDRDDLDGQIYRNFLHTGVVAPKDDVRPKGSAQLREMLGKNKRVVFTLIQKFRYDKGKDYPVLSGRDDIVVIVDEAHRTQYAGLAGNMRAGLPKANFLAFTGTPLLGQERKTNAWFGDYVSEYNFQQSVEDGATVPLFYEKRVPEVLIQNDDLSEEFAEILEDENLDSEAQEKLERRFAQEMEVVKREDRLDTIARDIVYHFPRRGYLGKGIVISVDKFTAVTMFDKVQALWKAEIKALNGRIAATQNDVERQRLKQLKAWMGTVRMAVIVSEEAGEEDKFAKKKLDIKPHRQRMNALDEHGHDIEFNFKDSDHPLQLVFVCAMWLTGFDAPTVSTLYLDKPMQGHTLMQTIARANRVSGHEILGVAKRHGEIVDYYNVFRRMKKALRDYAAGPEDDELPVRDKSHLFALLDDAIEQGLAYCQSQDVPLHEALDRGDVFTKLGQFNGFANTLLASNEQRKSFNVYENAISSLYEACKPEVLGRKLSRVVSAFQYLRGVMDSIVEQADIDSAVQRIEALLDASVVVDNAEKFSIKEFAAQYEIVQRGKAWDLSKVSVEKLREEFKQAPFKNIEIADLQAFLQRKLTEMLAQNSTRLDFLQRLQNVIDAYNSGATSTENYYDELTAYAEELKEEAERHIREGLTEDELELFDLLRKDSLTQEETQRVKLAAKHLLRRLVEEQPKVLVQNWHQSAQTQKQVRAEIERVLDADLPESYDRTTFKQKCDNVYDLAVEYALRGRKWAA from the coding sequence GTGGTCGCCGCGAAGAACTTCATCAGCGAAGACGATATCGAGCAGGCTTTGCTGCAGCGGTTGCAGCACCAATGCGGCTTCGATGTACTGAACTGCTTCACGGCCCGGTCCGATGATCTGAACGACGGCTCCGGCCGCGCCGACAAGCGCGAGGTGATCCTGGCCGGCCGCTTGCGTGCCGCACTGGAGCGGCTGAACCCACAGGCCCCGGCCAGCGCGGTCGACGAGGCCCTGGCCCAATTGGTGCAGCCACGCAATGCAATGAGCCTGGTGGCAGCCAACCGGGAAATGGACGGGCTGATCCGCGACGGTGTACCAGTGACTTACAAGCCGGAGACCGGGCCGCAGGCCGGGCAGACAGTAACCGAGCGGCTGAAGGTGATCGATTTCGATGCGCCCGACCCACGCATCGGCCGCAACCACTATCTGGCGGTGAGCCAGCTATGGGTTCGCGGCGAACATGGCTACCGTCGGCCCGACCTGTTGCTGTACGTGAACGGCCTGCCGCTGGTGTTTGTGGAGTTGAAGAACAGCAACGTCAAACTGCGCGCGGCGTTCGACGACAACCTCACGAACTACAAGGCCGAGCTTCCACAGCTGTTCACCGCCAATGTGCTGTGCGTGCTGAGCAATGGCATCGAGACCCGGCTGGGCAGCATCACCGCGCAGTGGGAGCACTTCTTCGCCTGGCTGCGGGTGAACGACGAGAAGGATACGCTGGACCGCAAGGCGATTGCCGCCCAGGGCCTGAGTGTGGAGTTGGCCGTCTCCGGCCTGCTGACGCCGGAGCGGTTGCTGGACTATGTGGAAAACTTCTGCGTGTTCTACCGCGAGACGCAGAAGATCATCGCGCAGAACCACCAGTTTCTGGGTGTGAACAAGGCCTTCGAGCAATTCAAGCGCCGGCGCGAGTTGGGCGGCAGGCTTGGTGTGTTTTGGCACACGCAGGGCTCGGGAAAAAGTTTCTCGATGGTGTTCTACACGCGCAAGATCTTCCGCAAGCTCACCGGCAACTTCACCTTCGTGGTGGTGACCGACCGGGACGATCTGGATGGGCAGATCTACCGCAACTTCCTGCACACCGGCGTGGTGGCGCCCAAGGACGATGTGCGCCCGAAGGGGAGCGCTCAGCTGCGTGAGATGCTGGGCAAGAATAAGCGCGTGGTGTTCACGCTGATCCAGAAGTTCCGCTACGACAAGGGCAAGGATTACCCGGTGTTGTCCGGCCGCGACGACATTGTCGTCATCGTCGATGAGGCGCATCGCACGCAATACGCCGGCTTGGCCGGGAACATGCGCGCCGGCCTGCCCAAGGCCAACTTCCTCGCCTTTACCGGTACGCCGCTGCTGGGCCAGGAGCGCAAGACCAACGCCTGGTTCGGCGACTACGTGTCCGAGTACAACTTCCAGCAGAGTGTGGAAGACGGCGCCACGGTGCCGCTGTTTTACGAAAAGCGCGTGCCGGAGGTGCTGATCCAGAACGACGATCTGAGCGAAGAGTTCGCCGAGATCCTGGAAGACGAGAACCTCGACAGCGAGGCGCAGGAGAAGCTGGAGAGGCGCTTCGCGCAAGAGATGGAGGTGGTCAAGCGCGAGGACCGGCTAGACACGATCGCACGCGATATCGTCTACCACTTTCCTCGCCGCGGCTACCTGGGCAAGGGCATCGTCATCTCGGTGGACAAGTTCACCGCCGTGACGATGTTCGACAAAGTGCAGGCGCTGTGGAAAGCCGAGATCAAGGCGCTGAACGGCCGCATCGCCGCCACGCAGAACGATGTGGAGCGGCAGCGTTTGAAGCAGTTGAAGGCCTGGATGGGTACGGTGCGAATGGCGGTGATCGTCAGCGAGGAGGCCGGCGAAGAGGACAAGTTTGCCAAGAAGAAGCTCGACATCAAGCCGCACCGCCAACGCATGAATGCGCTGGACGAGCATGGCCACGACATCGAGTTCAACTTCAAAGATTCGGACCACCCGCTGCAGCTGGTGTTCGTCTGCGCCATGTGGTTGACGGGATTCGACGCGCCGACGGTGAGTACGCTCTACCTCGACAAGCCCATGCAGGGCCATACGCTGATGCAGACCATCGCACGGGCCAACCGGGTGAGTGGACACGAAATCCTGGGCGTGGCGAAGCGGCACGGCGAGATCGTGGACTACTACAACGTCTTCCGCCGCATGAAGAAGGCGCTGCGCGACTACGCTGCCGGTCCCGAGGACGACGAACTCCCGGTGCGGGACAAGAGCCACTTGTTCGCACTGCTGGACGACGCCATCGAGCAGGGCCTAGCTTACTGCCAGAGCCAGGACGTGCCGCTGCACGAGGCGCTGGACCGCGGCGACGTGTTCACGAAACTCGGCCAGTTCAATGGTTTTGCCAACACGCTGCTGGCCAGCAATGAACAGCGCAAGTCCTTTAATGTTTACGAAAACGCGATCTCCTCGCTCTATGAAGCCTGCAAGCCCGAGGTGTTGGGCCGCAAGCTGAGCCGCGTGGTGTCGGCCTTTCAATACTTGCGCGGCGTGATGGACAGCATCGTCGAGCAAGCCGACATCGACAGCGCGGTGCAGCGCATCGAGGCGCTGCTGGACGCCAGTGTGGTCGTCGACAATGCCGAGAAGTTTTCCATCAAGGAGTTCGCAGCGCAGTACGAGATCGTGCAGCGTGGTAAGGCCTGGGATCTCAGTAAGGTGAGCGTCGAGAAGCTGCGGGAGGAGTTCAAGCAGGCGCCGTTCAAGAATATCGAGATTGCCGATTTGCAGGCCTTCCTGCAACGCAAACTGACCGAGATGCTGGCTCAGAACAGCACTCGGTTGGATTTCCTTCAGCGGCTGCAGAACGTGATCGATGCCTACAACTCGGGCGCCACTTCTACCGAGAACTATTACGACGAGTTGACCGCGTATGCAGAAGAGCTCAAGGAGGAGGCCGAGCGGCATATTCGTGAAGGGCTAACCGAGGACGAACTGGAGCTGTTCGATCTGCTGAGGAAGGATTCCCTCACCCAGGAGGAAACACAGCGCGTGAAGCTTGCGGCCAAGCATCTTTTGCGGCGTTTGGTGGAAGAGCAGCCTAAGGTGCTAGTGCAGAACTGGCATCAGAGCGCGCAGACGCAGAAGCAGGTACGTGCCGAAATCGAGCGTGTGCTCGATGCCGACCTGCCGGAAAGTTACGACCGCACCACGTTCAAGCAGAAGTGCGACAACGTTTACGACCTTGCCGTTGAGTACGCACTGCGTGGTAGGAAGTGGGCGGCCTAA
- a CDS encoding SDR family oxidoreductase, with the protein MKTVLITGCSSGFGLETARYFLARDWRVLATMRTPREDLLPPSPQLRVLPLDVTDAQSIRAAVEAAGPIDVLVNNAGFGAPAPFELMDMDTVRALFDTNTFGTMALTQAVLPQMRARGEGIVVNVTSSVTYKPLPLVGVYRAAKAAVNAFTESLASEVEPFGVRVRLVLPGSSGETRFRDTARTRLRGMDDAVYGEFMRHTIARMAESTGPGTRMQDVAEAVWRAATDASTPLYLPAGADAVQWAAEAG; encoded by the coding sequence TTGAAGACCGTCCTGATCACCGGCTGCTCCTCCGGCTTCGGCCTGGAAACCGCGCGCTACTTCCTCGCCCGCGACTGGCGGGTGCTCGCCACCATGCGCACCCCGCGCGAGGACCTGCTGCCGCCGTCGCCACAGCTGCGCGTGCTGCCGCTGGACGTCACCGACGCGCAGAGCATCCGCGCGGCCGTCGAAGCGGCCGGCCCCATCGACGTGCTGGTCAACAACGCCGGCTTCGGCGCGCCCGCCCCGTTCGAGCTGATGGACATGGACACCGTGCGCGCCCTGTTCGACACCAACACCTTCGGCACGATGGCGCTCACCCAGGCCGTGCTGCCGCAGATGCGCGCGCGCGGCGAAGGCATCGTGGTGAACGTCACCTCCAGCGTCACCTACAAGCCGTTGCCACTGGTCGGCGTCTACCGCGCGGCCAAGGCGGCGGTGAATGCCTTCACCGAATCGCTGGCGAGCGAAGTCGAGCCGTTCGGCGTGCGCGTGCGCCTCGTGCTGCCCGGGTCTTCTGGCGAGACGCGTTTTCGCGACACCGCGCGCACCCGCCTGCGCGGCATGGACGACGCGGTCTATGGCGAGTTCATGCGCCACACCATCGCGCGGATGGCCGAATCCACCGGCCCCGGGACACGCATGCAGGACGTTGCCGAAGCCGTCTGGCGCGCGGCAACCGATGCGTCGACGCCGCTGTATCTGCCGGCCGGGGCGGATGCAGTGCAGTGGGCGGCGGAGGCGGGCTGA
- a CDS encoding RNA polymerase sigma factor, protein MTANHARDAFSALLQRHSGIVFKVAGSYARGAEDRADLAQEIAAQLWHAWPKYDPARSVSTWMYRIALNVAISHLRNRELRQRHDAMPLDETLHDMADGNAADPENEQRLRLLQDVIARQPPLDRALLLLYLEDRPQREIAQILGITESNVSTKIGRLKQRIRDEFR, encoded by the coding sequence ATGACCGCGAACCACGCCCGAGATGCCTTCAGTGCGCTGCTGCAGCGCCATTCCGGCATCGTGTTCAAGGTCGCCGGCAGCTATGCGCGCGGCGCCGAGGACCGCGCCGACCTGGCCCAGGAAATCGCGGCGCAGCTCTGGCACGCCTGGCCGAAGTACGACCCGGCGCGCAGCGTCAGCACCTGGATGTACCGGATCGCGCTGAACGTGGCGATCAGCCACCTGCGCAACCGCGAACTGCGGCAGCGGCACGACGCGATGCCCCTGGACGAAACCCTGCACGACATGGCCGACGGCAACGCCGCGGACCCGGAGAACGAACAGCGGCTTCGCCTGCTGCAGGACGTCATCGCCCGCCAGCCGCCGCTGGACCGCGCGCTGTTGCTGCTCTATCTCGAAGACCGCCCGCAACGCGAGATCGCCCAGATCCTCGGCATCACCGAAAGCAATGTCTCCACCAAGATCGGACGCCTGAAACAGCGCATCCGCGACGAATTCCGATAA
- a CDS encoding AraC family transcriptional regulator, whose translation MVDPLAEVVTLLQPAARFSKQVVGAGAWRIRRSDAGQPFYCAVLEGGCHMALDGGAPILLQAGDFVLVPAAYRIAMSSLAPHADVAETLPTALGNGVFRIGTQEGPTDLRILAGHCSFGSPDAALLVSLLPQMVYVHGEQRLATLVQLVSEESREARPAREVVLAHLLEVLLIEALRSAAGTAASPGLARGLADARLAAAIRAMHAQPTRAWTVVALAKEAALSRSAFFERFGRTVGMAPMEYLLAWRMALAKDLLRRTELGIAEIAERVGYSSASTFSVAFARHVGQPPTRYARASGRDAGRGKPSISEAVEGVG comes from the coding sequence ATGGTGGATCCCCTGGCCGAGGTGGTCACGCTGCTGCAGCCGGCTGCCCGGTTCTCCAAGCAGGTGGTCGGTGCCGGTGCCTGGCGCATCCGGCGTTCCGACGCCGGGCAGCCTTTCTACTGCGCGGTGCTGGAAGGCGGCTGCCACATGGCGCTGGACGGTGGCGCGCCGATCCTGTTGCAGGCGGGCGATTTCGTGCTCGTGCCCGCGGCTTACCGCATCGCGATGTCCAGCCTTGCGCCGCACGCGGACGTGGCCGAGACCCTGCCGACCGCACTGGGCAACGGCGTGTTCCGGATCGGCACGCAGGAAGGCCCGACCGACCTGCGCATCCTGGCCGGCCATTGCAGTTTCGGCTCGCCGGACGCGGCGCTGCTGGTCTCGCTGCTGCCGCAGATGGTCTATGTGCACGGCGAGCAACGGCTCGCCACGCTGGTGCAGTTGGTGAGCGAGGAATCGCGCGAGGCGCGGCCCGCACGCGAGGTGGTGCTTGCGCACTTGCTGGAAGTGCTGCTCATCGAAGCACTGCGTTCGGCCGCGGGCACGGCGGCGTCGCCTGGCCTGGCGCGCGGGCTGGCCGATGCGCGCCTGGCCGCGGCGATCCGCGCGATGCACGCGCAGCCCACGCGCGCATGGACGGTGGTGGCGTTGGCGAAGGAAGCGGCCTTGTCGCGCTCGGCGTTCTTCGAGCGCTTCGGCCGCACGGTGGGCATGGCGCCGATGGAATACCTGCTGGCCTGGCGCATGGCCTTGGCCAAGGACCTGCTGCGCCGCACCGAGCTCGGCATCGCCGAGATCGCCGAGCGCGTCGGCTACAGTTCCGCGAGCACCTTCAGCGTCGCGTTCGCCCGCCACGTCGGACAGCCGCCGACGCGGTACGCGCGCGCAAGTGGCCGTGATGCTGGGCGCGGCAAGCCGTCGATCTCCGAAGCAGTCGAGGGCGTGGGGTAG
- a CDS encoding GH92 family glycosyl hydrolase: MPFRSRFARLHPSPGCRLASFAASVFLSAGAGGACAEGVGFASSFERGEPAPVSAAQSDEAAVQVAVGNGPEKPYAAKSGMGYTGLHALHYRASAAGRAQLFAVDLPVEPDTVLSWMVLPEIVGGDTVASTGVAVDLLFDDGSRLSELGTEDQHGALVSAAGQAASKTLYPQQWALKQVRLGEVAALRSKRIRAIELQVQPGAGKMAAGWIDDVAVRGEPAQQAARRPSDEVVTTRGTQSNGAFSRGNNIPATAMPHGFNFWVPATDAGTLSWLYRWNEQNGADNRPRLQALSISHEPSPWMGDRQTFQVMPSSTRGVPEADRAKRALSFGHDKEEARPHLYRVDFDNGIRAELAPSERAAIFRFRFPEGGDANLLFDNVDARGGLTLDVATQTLRGYSDTRSGLSNGATRLFVYARFDRPWTASGKIDTGRPTGYVKFAPGADRTVVMRIATSLISVEQARRNLQQEIGDAGFEVVQSRAQDAWDAVLGRVQVQGASRDQRVTVYSNLYRLFLYPNIAHENVGDAAHPDWRHADQNSWSKDNSGGDAEHTSAPIVPGKVYVNNGFWDTFRTSWPAYALFAPEQAGAMIDGFLQQYRDGGWVARWSSPGYADLMVGTSSDVAFADAWLKGVRGFDAHEAYAAALRNATVVPPVSNVGRKGLARSMYRGYAANDVHEGLSWTLEGALNDFGLAQMAQALAAEEQDPQQAQRYREEAEYFQARATDYVHLFDPATRFFRGRTPAGQWNVPASRFDPRVWGGDYTEANAWTFAFTTPHDAAGLAGLLGGEDAMAARLDELFATPETADKRFAGSYRGVIHEMTEARDVRMGMYAHSNQPSHHLPWMYVAAGQPWKTQRITREVLRRLYLGSEIGQGYPGDEDNGEMSAWYLFAMLGMYPLRIGAPEYVIGSPAFPHAEVDLGNGRKLVVIARNNSARNVYVQSLTLNGKPWNTAWLRHQDIADGATLEFVMGATPSRWGSGADALPPSLTPPGSAPRGLEDVASQAAAVSLDGQPKAAALIDDDATTALPLPAGASIDLRLATPQRATHYTLTSADAALSGVAWTLEGRNGDGAWTTLDQRRAQRFAWARQLRPFRIAKPGAYSAYRLRLDAGENVALAEIELLQPVARQAVP; the protein is encoded by the coding sequence ATGCCGTTTCGCTCGCGCTTCGCACGTCTGCATCCGTCTCCGGGTTGCCGGCTGGCGTCTTTTGCCGCGTCGGTCTTCCTGTCTGCGGGTGCCGGTGGAGCATGCGCGGAAGGCGTCGGCTTCGCGTCTTCGTTCGAGCGCGGCGAACCTGCGCCGGTATCGGCCGCGCAGTCCGACGAGGCCGCGGTCCAGGTCGCCGTCGGCAATGGTCCCGAGAAGCCCTATGCGGCGAAGTCCGGCATGGGCTACACCGGGCTGCATGCGCTGCACTATCGCGCCAGTGCGGCCGGGCGTGCGCAGCTGTTCGCTGTCGATCTTCCGGTGGAGCCGGACACGGTGCTGTCGTGGATGGTGCTGCCGGAGATCGTCGGCGGGGATACGGTGGCGTCGACCGGCGTGGCGGTGGATCTGCTGTTCGATGATGGAAGTCGCTTGTCCGAGTTGGGCACGGAGGATCAGCACGGCGCGCTGGTCAGTGCGGCAGGACAGGCGGCGTCGAAGACGCTATATCCGCAGCAGTGGGCGCTCAAGCAGGTGCGGCTAGGTGAGGTTGCGGCCCTGCGCAGCAAGCGCATCCGCGCGATCGAGCTGCAGGTGCAGCCCGGCGCCGGCAAGATGGCGGCGGGCTGGATCGACGATGTCGCGGTGCGCGGTGAACCTGCACAGCAGGCGGCGAGGCGGCCCAGCGACGAGGTGGTGACCACGCGCGGCACGCAGTCCAATGGCGCGTTCTCGCGCGGCAACAACATCCCCGCCACGGCGATGCCGCATGGCTTCAATTTCTGGGTGCCGGCAACCGATGCGGGGACGCTGAGCTGGCTGTACCGCTGGAACGAGCAGAACGGCGCCGACAACCGGCCGCGGCTGCAGGCGCTGTCGATCAGCCACGAGCCCAGTCCATGGATGGGCGACCGCCAGACCTTCCAGGTGATGCCCTCGTCCACGCGCGGGGTGCCGGAAGCCGACCGCGCGAAGCGCGCGTTGTCGTTCGGTCACGACAAGGAAGAGGCGCGTCCGCATCTGTACCGCGTGGACTTCGACAACGGCATCCGTGCCGAGCTGGCGCCGAGCGAGCGGGCGGCGATCTTCCGCTTTCGTTTTCCCGAGGGAGGCGATGCCAATCTGCTGTTCGACAACGTCGATGCGCGCGGCGGGCTGACCCTGGACGTGGCGACGCAGACGTTGCGTGGTTACTCGGATACGCGCAGCGGGCTGTCCAACGGCGCCACGCGCCTGTTCGTGTATGCGCGCTTCGACAGGCCATGGACCGCCAGCGGCAAGATCGATACCGGCCGCCCGACCGGCTACGTGAAGTTCGCGCCGGGTGCGGACCGCACGGTGGTGATGCGCATCGCCACCTCGCTGATCTCGGTGGAGCAGGCACGTCGCAATCTGCAGCAGGAGATCGGCGACGCCGGGTTCGAGGTGGTGCAGTCGCGTGCGCAGGACGCGTGGGACGCGGTGCTGGGGCGGGTGCAGGTACAAGGCGCCAGCCGCGATCAGCGGGTCACGGTGTACTCCAATCTGTACCGGCTGTTCCTGTATCCCAACATCGCCCACGAGAACGTCGGCGACGCGGCGCATCCCGATTGGCGGCATGCCGACCAGAACAGTTGGTCCAAGGACAACAGCGGCGGCGATGCGGAGCACACTTCGGCGCCGATCGTGCCCGGCAAGGTCTACGTCAACAATGGCTTCTGGGACACCTTCCGCACCAGTTGGCCAGCGTATGCGCTGTTCGCGCCGGAGCAGGCCGGGGCGATGATCGATGGCTTCCTGCAGCAGTACCGCGACGGCGGCTGGGTGGCGCGCTGGTCCTCGCCGGGCTATGCGGACCTGATGGTCGGCACCAGTTCCGACGTGGCCTTCGCCGATGCCTGGCTGAAGGGCGTGCGCGGGTTCGACGCGCACGAGGCCTATGCGGCGGCGTTGCGCAACGCAACGGTGGTGCCGCCGGTGTCGAACGTCGGCCGCAAGGGCCTGGCCCGCTCGATGTACCGCGGCTACGCCGCCAACGACGTGCACGAAGGGCTGTCGTGGACGCTGGAAGGCGCACTCAACGATTTCGGCCTTGCGCAGATGGCGCAGGCGCTGGCGGCCGAGGAACAGGATCCGCAGCAGGCGCAGCGCTACCGCGAGGAAGCCGAATACTTCCAGGCGCGTGCCACCGACTACGTCCACCTGTTCGATCCGGCCACGCGCTTCTTCCGCGGGCGCACGCCGGCAGGTCAATGGAATGTGCCAGCCTCGCGCTTCGATCCGCGCGTGTGGGGCGGCGACTACACCGAGGCCAATGCCTGGACCTTCGCCTTCACCACGCCGCACGACGCCGCCGGCCTGGCCGGGCTGTTGGGCGGCGAGGACGCCATGGCGGCGCGGCTGGACGAACTCTTCGCCACGCCGGAGACCGCGGACAAGCGTTTCGCCGGCAGCTATCGCGGCGTCATCCACGAGATGACCGAGGCGCGCGACGTGCGCATGGGCATGTACGCGCACAGCAACCAGCCCTCGCACCATCTTCCGTGGATGTACGTCGCAGCGGGGCAACCGTGGAAGACCCAGCGCATCACCCGCGAGGTGCTGCGCCGGCTCTACCTGGGCAGCGAGATCGGCCAGGGCTATCCGGGCGACGAGGACAACGGCGAGATGTCGGCGTGGTACCTGTTCGCGATGCTGGGGATGTATCCGTTGCGCATCGGCGCGCCGGAGTACGTGATCGGTTCGCCGGCGTTCCCGCACGCCGAGGTCGATCTCGGCAATGGCCGCAAACTGGTGGTGATCGCGCGCAACAACAGTGCACGCAACGTGTACGTGCAGTCGCTCACCCTCAATGGCAAGCCGTGGAACACCGCCTGGCTGCGCCACCAGGACATCGCCGATGGCGCCACGCTGGAATTCGTGATGGGCGCGACGCCGTCGCGCTGGGGCAGCGGCGCGGACGCGTTGCCGCCGTCGCTGACCCCGCCGGGCAGCGCGCCGCGTGGCCTGGAGGACGTGGCGTCGCAGGCCGCTGCGGTGTCGCTGGACGGACAGCCCAAGGCCGCGGCCTTGATCGACGACGATGCGACGACGGCGCTGCCGCTGCCGGCCGGTGCCAGCATCGACCTGCGCCTCGCGACGCCGCAGCGCGCCACGCACTACACGCTGACCAGTGCCGATGCCGCCTTGTCCGGCGTTGCGTGGACGCTGGAAGGGCGCAACGGCGACGGCGCATGGACCACGCTGGACCAGCGGCGCGCGCAGCGCTTTGCCTGGGCGCGGCAACTGCGTCCGTTCCGCATCGCCAAGCCCGGCGCCTACAGCGCGTACCGCCTGCGCCTGGATGCAGGCGAGAACGTGGCGTTGGCCGAGATCGAACTGCTGCAGCCGGTGGCGCGGCAGGCCGTGCCGTGA
- a CDS encoding serine/threonine protein kinase, with protein sequence MELDDFKSAWQSLDRRLQLDNTLKLHELRERKLDKTRGSLRPLFRGQIVQILFGIAFLLLASLLWMSQPAHASSIVAGVLVQAYGVLTIVAAGVVLGQIGNIDYSQPVLGIQKQMLRARTLYIRSGMVAGLPWWFLWIAVLQTLAGLSDVDLLAKAPALVWSGYGIGVAGLLATWWFHRWARRPQRAEFGRKMDDSLSGGSLRKALAQLDELQRFERD encoded by the coding sequence ATGGAACTCGACGACTTCAAATCGGCCTGGCAATCGCTGGACCGCCGGCTGCAACTGGACAACACGCTGAAGCTGCACGAACTGCGCGAGCGCAAACTGGACAAGACGCGCGGTAGCCTGCGCCCGCTGTTCCGGGGCCAGATCGTGCAGATCCTGTTCGGCATCGCCTTCCTCCTGCTCGCTTCGCTGCTGTGGATGAGCCAGCCTGCGCACGCCTCGTCCATCGTCGCCGGCGTGCTGGTGCAGGCGTATGGCGTGCTGACGATCGTCGCCGCGGGCGTGGTGCTGGGGCAGATCGGCAACATCGACTATTCGCAGCCGGTGCTCGGCATCCAGAAGCAGATGCTGCGCGCACGCACGCTGTACATCCGCAGCGGCATGGTCGCCGGTCTGCCGTGGTGGTTCCTGTGGATCGCTGTCCTTCAGACCTTGGCTGGCCTGAGCGATGTCGATCTACTGGCCAAGGCGCCTGCACTGGTGTGGAGCGGCTACGGCATCGGCGTCGCCGGCCTGCTGGCGACCTGGTGGTTCCATCGCTGGGCGCGCCGCCCGCAACGCGCCGAGTTCGGCCGGAAGATGGACGATTCCTTGAGCGGCGGCAGCCTGCGCAAGGCGCTGGCGCAACTGGACGAATTGCAGCGCTTCGAGCGCGACTGA